A genomic window from Silene latifolia isolate original U9 population chromosome Y, ASM4854445v1, whole genome shotgun sequence includes:
- the LOC141632918 gene encoding uncharacterized protein LOC141632918: MIIDGGSCTNVSSTTLVSKLSLPTQDHPNPYKPRWLNKGSEVRVDKQCIVSFSIVNVYKDEVLCDVVPMDACHLLLGRPWEFDRNTTHQGMDNTYSFRHNGKKVTLTPLTPNQRNYGSPNMPEKIPKEEGNEVPAEVKPLIQKYREVFADELPSGLPPLTGIEQHIELVPGSVLPNRPAYRCDPPATKELLHQIEELLTKGCVRESLSPCVVPALLVPKSNGTWRMCTDSTAINNITVKYRFPIPRLDDMLDELSGATVFSKIDLR, translated from the exons ATGATAATTGATGGGGGAAGTTGTACTAATGTTTCCTCCACTACTTTGGTTAGCAAGCTGAGCTTGCCAACTCAAGACCACCCAAACCCATATAAGCCGAGGTGGTTGAACAAAGGATCTGAGGTGAGAGTTGACAAGCAATGCATTGTGTCATTCTCCATTGTGAACGTGTACAAAGATGAGGTGTTGTGTGATGTAGTGCCCATGGATGCCTGTCATCTCTTGTTGGGAAGGCCATGGGAATTTGACAGAAACACTACTCATCAAGGCATGGACAACACTTATAGTTTCAGGCACAATGGCAAGAAAGTCACCTTGACTCCCTTGACACCAAACCAAAGAAATTATGGGAGTCCCAACATGCCCGAG AAAATTCCGAAAGAAGAAGGTAATGAGGTGCCTGCAGAAGTTAAACCACTGATTCAGAAGTATAGGGAAGTTTTTGCAGATGAGTTGCCTAGTGGGTTACCCCCACTGACAGGGATTGAACAGCACATTGAACTGGTGCCTGGTTCTGTGCTACCTAATAGACCAGCTTACAGATGTGATCCACCTGCAACCAAAGAACTACTGCACCAGATTGAAGAATTGCTGACCAAGGGATGTGTGAGGGAGTCACTGAGTCCATGTGTAGTGCCTGCCTTGCTGGTACCAAAGAGCAATGGgacttggaggatgtgtactgacAGTACAGCAATCAATAACATTACTGTCAAGTATAGGTTTCCAATCCCAAGATTGGATGATATGTTGGATGAGCTTAGTGGGGCCACTGTCTTCTCAAAGATAGATCTCAGATAG